The segment CGAGACAAGCCCTTCGTAGCGGATTCCAGGATCAAACCCGAAGCTTTCACCGGTTTTCTGGTGAAGTCGAACATGAATGAATTCATCTCGGGTTTGAAGAGAATGGGCATACTGGACCAAGATAAAAGCGAAGTTCCCGACAAAATACTGGTTCAGCAATATTTGGCAGATTTCTCTCGAAGAGTCGAGTGTCCAGTTGTCGTTACCGCCGGAGAGGACGGATCGTTCTGTTTCGAGTACGGTGTGTTGAACCGGGTTTTCAGGCTTGAAGGAGAGGTGAGGGATGCCTGCGGGGCGGGAGATGCTTACACTGCCGCACTCACGGTAGATCATTGCTCTGTAGAAAACGCACTATTGGATTCGGCTAGAATGGCAACGAAAGCCGCAGCGCTCTGCGTCTCTCAGAAAGGGACAGGAACGCTTTCAATGCAAGCGCTTTCCGAGCTGAGTGAACCTGAATATTCCGAAATCGATGATCCGTCAATCTTCAGGAACAGCTGCAGGCTTCCCGGTAATGTTAAGCGAGTACTTTTCGACTTTGATGGCACAATTTCTCTTCTCAGAGAAGGCTGGCAGCCAATTATGAGAGATCTCATGATACGTTTCATTACCGGTAAAAAAGAGATTAAAGAAGAGGTGCTTTCAAGAATCATGGTCGAGGTAAACGAATTTATTGCCGAGACCACAGGTCTTCAAACAATCCTGCAGATGGAGGGACTCCGTAAGCTCGTTGGTCAGTATGGGTTTGTCCCACCTGACGAGATTCTGACTCCACTGGAGTATAAGAAGATATATACCGGATACTTGAAAGAGATAGTGAAGAAACGCATCAATGAAAACGTCAAAAGCAGATACTTACTTCGTGGAGCGCTAGAATTCCTGAAGGCGTTGCGAAGAAGGGGAGTCACTTTTCTGGTCGCATCGGGAACCGATAAGGAAGATGTGATAAAGGAAGCAAAATACCTTGGAGTACACAGCTACATAAATGGCGGGGTCTCTGGAGCACTGAACAGCATCGAGGAGTATTCGAAAAAGAAAGTCATTGAAAGGCTCATGAAAGAGGAGAAAATAAAGCCCGATGAACTCGTTGTAATAGGCGATGGGCCTGTTGAAATCACTGTAGGCAGAGAAGCCGGGGCCTTCACCGTAGGGGTTGCCTCAAATGAGAAGGCCGGTTTTGGCTGGAACAAAGAGAAATTTGAAAGACTGGAGAAAGCCGGGGCAGATGTAATAATTCCCGATTTCTCGAGTAGAGCCTCGCTTACGAAACTTATTTTCAAGAATGAGATCTGATAGCAGCTGCGAGGCC is part of the Mesotoga sp. UBA6090 genome and harbors:
- a CDS encoding PfkB family carbohydrate kinase, which codes for MSSMNEKKPRILVIGDLFLDRYVYYDPALSKPSLETGLMTVTGIKEEFSPGAAGNVAKNLAMLDVEVIVLGPVGCDGRQYDLERELSKYGICTQFLIKSQAHVTPVYTKFINVNTGEEDLPRLDIPPTGLNETSKAEMIGAIELLVPTVDAVVVEDQADIPGRGCVDGEILCRLLEMRTRFRDKPFVADSRIKPEAFTGFLVKSNMNEFISGLKRMGILDQDKSEVPDKILVQQYLADFSRRVECPVVVTAGEDGSFCFEYGVLNRVFRLEGEVRDACGAGDAYTAALTVDHCSVENALLDSARMATKAAALCVSQKGTGTLSMQALSELSEPEYSEIDDPSIFRNSCRLPGNVKRVLFDFDGTISLLREGWQPIMRDLMIRFITGKKEIKEEVLSRIMVEVNEFIAETTGLQTILQMEGLRKLVGQYGFVPPDEILTPLEYKKIYTGYLKEIVKKRINENVKSRYLLRGALEFLKALRRRGVTFLVASGTDKEDVIKEAKYLGVHSYINGGVSGALNSIEEYSKKKVIERLMKEEKIKPDELVVIGDGPVEITVGREAGAFTVGVASNEKAGFGWNKEKFERLEKAGADVIIPDFSSRASLTKLIFKNEI